A single region of the Gossypium arboreum isolate Shixiya-1 chromosome 12, ASM2569848v2, whole genome shotgun sequence genome encodes:
- the LOC108478968 gene encoding phytosulfokines-like, with protein sequence MAKGFFFLTLALLLLSTAKARPLSNDLQKQPFSTPESISFIDGECRGLNDEECMIRRSLAAHTDYIYTQENDAP encoded by the exons atggCAAAAGGCTTCTTTTTCTTGACATTGGCTTTGCTTCTGCTATCAACTGCAAAAGCCAGGCCTCTTTCCAATGACCTTCAGAAGCAACCATTTTCTACGCCA GAATCGATAAGTTTCATTGATGGTGAGTGCAGAGGTTTGAATGATGAAGAATGTATGATTAGAAGGTCATTGGCTGCTCATACGGATTATATTTATACCCAGGAAAATGATGCTCCATGA